From the genome of Solanum lycopersicum chromosome 7, SLM_r2.1:
TTGTTCCAATTGGGGATTTATTTCAAATCCTCGAAACAGTGGGGGATTCAATGTGAACCGTGGAAATGGCCGAAAGACATCACTAGGTAACCAGAACATTCCTCTCCAGAAGAAGCAGTCTGCTGATTGCTTCAATACTTCTCCCAAAGAGAACAAGGGtgaacaacaaaagaaacagGAAGCTATAATCAAGAAACAAACAACAGTTGCCAAACCAACTAAGCCATCTGGAGGTGAATCTGGGCCTGGAAGACCGACAAAACCAGCCTTGGAGCAGAAGCTCAAGGTTAACAAGATGAACTTCCAGCAGAAATCTGATAAAGGCACAATTCAAAAGAGGCCTGTGGCGTCTCAACAGAATGTGAGTATCTGAAAGAAAGTTATCTTCCGATTCATGTGTAAAGCTCTGATCCCTATCTAATGTGTAATTTCGTCCTATAGAAGCTTAGACGTTCAAATGAGGATGATGTTCAAGTCAAACTCGAGGCGACTAAAAGAAAGCTCCAGGAGTGGTACCAAGAAGCTGAAAAAGGTTGGTCCTCGCTCCTCTTTAAACTTTTTGGATACTTTATCTGGATATATACAATGCGTGTTCGGTTTCCTTATGAAAAcattaaaatgaattgattgATGACTGTGAGGTCCCCGATAACGATCTgaatgaatttttataattgtcCTTCAGCCAAGAGGCAGCGGACCATACAGGTTATGGAGTTGCATGATATCCCAAAGAAGGGCCCAAATCAAGGTGTTGGCCTTAAGAATGCTCATATGAGACCTAGCAACAATAATAGGCATTGGA
Proteins encoded in this window:
- the LOC138337237 gene encoding probable mediator of RNA polymerase II transcription subunit 26b; translated protein: MDSPLIKVYCSNWGFISNPRNSGGFNVNRGNGRKTSLGNQNIPLQKKQSADCFNTSPKENKGEQQKKQEAIIKKQTTVAKPTKPSGGESGPGRPTKPALEQKLKVNKMNFQQKSDKGTIQKRPVASQQNKLRRSNEDDVQVKLEATKRKLQEWYQEAEKAKRQRTIQVMELHDIPKKGPNQGVGLKNAHMRPSNNNRHWTNGRR